Proteins encoded within one genomic window of Nitrospina gracilis 3/211:
- the murA gene encoding UDP-N-acetylglucosamine 1-carboxyvinyltransferase, with amino-acid sequence MDKICIEGGRPLKGTVRISGAKNAVLPALAATLLTGGKNEITNIPRVRDVLTLVKLLEDLGCKTESFEGDRIVLDSAQIHNHKAPYDLVKTMRASCLVLGPLLARLGKAEVSLPGGCAIGARPIDLHIKGLRALGAELRIEGGYIKGRADKLKGARFCFDSTTVTGTMNVMMAAVLADGETILENVAREPEVTFLADVLNRCGAKIEGGGTDTLVIQGVSSLKPIHCAIFPDRIEAATYMVAAAITGGDVEVTHCLPQHLEPVLLKMKEAGVELTEGDHSVRVRRSGSLQPTNIITQPYPGFATDIQAQFMALMTLAEGQSVITETVFENRFLHAAELKRMGANILLDGHTAIVTGVKKLSGAPVMATDLRASASLVLAGLAAEGETVISRVYHIDRGYETMEDKMSRLGAAIRRVRA; translated from the coding sequence GTGGATAAGATCTGCATCGAAGGCGGACGCCCTCTCAAGGGGACGGTGCGCATCAGCGGTGCCAAAAATGCCGTGCTCCCTGCGCTCGCCGCCACGCTCCTCACCGGCGGCAAAAACGAAATCACCAACATCCCACGCGTGCGCGATGTGCTCACACTGGTCAAACTCCTGGAAGATCTGGGTTGTAAAACGGAATCGTTCGAAGGTGACCGGATTGTGCTCGACTCCGCGCAAATCCATAATCACAAAGCGCCGTACGATCTGGTGAAAACCATGCGCGCATCGTGTCTGGTATTGGGGCCCCTGCTGGCGCGTCTCGGCAAGGCGGAGGTGTCGCTCCCCGGCGGTTGCGCCATCGGCGCGCGTCCCATCGACCTGCATATCAAAGGCCTGCGTGCCCTGGGTGCGGAGCTCCGCATCGAAGGCGGATATATCAAGGGCCGTGCCGACAAACTGAAAGGCGCGCGGTTCTGTTTCGACTCGACCACGGTCACCGGGACCATGAACGTGATGATGGCGGCGGTGCTGGCGGACGGCGAAACCATTCTGGAAAACGTCGCGCGCGAACCGGAGGTGACCTTCCTCGCGGATGTGCTGAACCGGTGCGGTGCGAAGATCGAGGGTGGCGGCACCGATACGCTGGTCATCCAGGGGGTTTCGTCGTTGAAGCCGATTCATTGCGCCATCTTCCCGGACCGCATTGAAGCGGCGACCTACATGGTCGCGGCGGCAATCACCGGCGGGGATGTGGAGGTGACGCATTGCCTGCCGCAACATCTGGAACCGGTTCTGCTCAAAATGAAAGAGGCCGGGGTGGAGTTGACGGAAGGGGACCACTCGGTGCGGGTGCGCCGTTCGGGGTCCCTGCAGCCGACGAACATCATCACGCAGCCGTATCCCGGATTCGCCACCGATATCCAGGCGCAGTTCATGGCCTTGATGACCCTTGCTGAAGGACAGAGTGTCATTACTGAAACCGTATTTGAAAACCGGTTCCTGCATGCGGCGGAATTGAAACGGATGGGCGCCAATATCCTTCTCGACGGGCATACGGCCATCGTCACCGGAGTCAAGAAGTTGAGCGGTGCTCCGGTGATGGCCACCGATCTGCGCGCCAGCGCCTCGCTCGTGCTGGCGGGGCTGGCTGCGGAAGGGGAAACGGTGATCTCCCGCGTTTATCACATTGACCGCGGCTATGAGACCATGGAAGATAAAATGTCCCGGTTGGGTGCCGCCATTCGACGCGTGCGCGCCTGA
- the waaF gene encoding lipopolysaccharide heptosyltransferase II, producing the protein MRSTDWEKENIHHIALWMPNWLGDVVFALPAVQGIRKVFPEARFTALARRPADDFLIHHPAFDSVLPIPYGSSEGALASLQFGRTLRKYRFDLSILFPNAIRTALLSRLSGSRLRLGYGTEWRGCLLTHPVDAIDSRSMHAVEYYYRLAETLGAPALERSFESVLTDDDVFRQKTMLAEKGIGDTPCLVAVQPGASKAEKRWHAERFGELCRRLAQEQDAQFVFLGSQAEAGLIDEVRALCPPEKCVALTGLPLHEVLGVIKNCRFLVANDSGIMNLAAMVGTPVVAIFGPGNVLTTDPVIAPEKKEIVTKKFPCSPCRHRFFEECEPSPNNKPYCIEDIQVEEVMQAVQRLLQRV; encoded by the coding sequence ATGCGATCCACCGATTGGGAAAAAGAAAACATCCATCACATCGCGCTTTGGATGCCAAACTGGCTGGGTGACGTGGTGTTCGCGCTCCCGGCAGTGCAGGGAATCCGCAAAGTGTTTCCCGAGGCCCGCTTCACAGCGCTCGCTCGCCGTCCTGCCGACGATTTTTTAATTCACCATCCCGCATTCGACAGCGTTCTTCCCATTCCCTACGGGTCCAGCGAGGGTGCATTGGCGTCCTTGCAGTTCGGGCGGACCCTGCGTAAGTACCGGTTCGACCTTTCCATCCTGTTTCCCAACGCCATCCGCACCGCCTTGTTGTCGCGGCTGTCCGGTTCCCGCCTTCGTTTAGGGTATGGTACCGAATGGCGGGGGTGCCTGTTGACACACCCGGTGGATGCGATTGATTCACGAAGTATGCATGCGGTTGAATATTATTACCGCTTGGCGGAAACTTTGGGGGCACCGGCATTGGAGCGGTCGTTCGAATCGGTACTGACCGATGACGACGTGTTTCGTCAGAAGACGATGCTGGCAGAAAAAGGAATCGGTGATACTCCCTGCCTGGTGGCGGTGCAACCGGGTGCCTCGAAGGCGGAAAAACGCTGGCACGCAGAACGTTTCGGCGAGCTGTGCCGCAGGTTGGCCCAAGAACAGGACGCGCAATTTGTTTTTCTGGGAAGTCAGGCTGAGGCGGGGCTGATCGATGAAGTCCGCGCCCTTTGCCCACCTGAAAAATGCGTGGCGTTGACCGGACTGCCTCTGCACGAGGTTCTGGGTGTGATCAAAAACTGTCGATTTCTGGTAGCCAATGACAGCGGCATCATGAACCTCGCCGCCATGGTGGGCACGCCGGTGGTTGCGATTTTCGGTCCCGGTAACGTGCTCACCACCGATCCCGTTATCGCTCCGGAGAAAAAAGAGATCGTCACCAAAAAATTTCCATGCTCCCCCTGCCGCCACCGATTCTTTGAAGAATGCGAACCTTCCCCCAATAATAAGCCGTACTGCATTGAGGACATTCAGGTGGAGGAAGTGATGCAGGCGGTACAGCGTCTCCTGCAACGCGTGTGA
- a CDS encoding PRC-barrel domain-containing protein has product MTLSPLRYHDDNVYDLRSEERLVGSYVYDKDLREMARIRGVLAEPDTHRVRYIVFIEGGFLSTRGKTVIFPIDHLATIDSAKVQAQYTREAIQQAPTPEDIEALTREEEQVILSYFDLEPYWDESAEVDQIDTGSES; this is encoded by the coding sequence ATGACTCTAAGTCCCCTGCGTTACCACGACGACAATGTTTACGACCTCCGCAGCGAAGAACGTTTGGTCGGGTCTTACGTATACGACAAGGACCTGCGCGAAATGGCGCGTATCCGCGGTGTGCTGGCGGAACCGGACACACACCGCGTACGCTACATTGTATTCATCGAAGGCGGGTTCCTGTCCACACGCGGCAAAACCGTGATCTTTCCCATCGACCACCTGGCAACGATCGATTCCGCCAAAGTACAGGCCCAGTATACGCGCGAGGCCATTCAGCAGGCACCCACCCCGGAAGACATCGAGGCCCTGACGCGCGAAGAGGAACAGGTGATTCTGAGCTATTTCGATCTGGAACCCTACTGGGACGAGTCGGCGGAGGTGGATCAAATTGACACCGGCTCAGAGAGCTGA
- a CDS encoding DUF4124 domain-containing protein → MRHFHARTPALLMAIFFAVSFAPPAEARYIYVYTDDQGVVHYSDFLSGVPPEYRGKARAKFVPDKKPQSKTGEDQASKGSGGSAPSKSTGSTDKEQVGLSEEQERLMNEVKSVLNRMVPLGGKYKDVQKNFTNGRRMYGDIQGNLSVKKGLVDKLGNAKNSLLVQARGFLKSSISQDENTVVNTGTPKRKIYDIYARFESESQQAQNLIQKIDQAIQKSNQDKAEAEAKAKAEAAKK, encoded by the coding sequence ATGCGACATTTTCATGCCCGAACGCCTGCCCTCCTTATGGCGATCTTTTTTGCGGTCTCGTTCGCTCCACCCGCTGAAGCCCGTTACATCTACGTATACACCGACGATCAGGGTGTGGTGCACTATTCGGATTTTTTGAGTGGTGTGCCGCCCGAGTATCGTGGAAAAGCACGGGCCAAATTCGTTCCCGACAAGAAACCGCAATCCAAAACTGGAGAGGACCAGGCTTCAAAAGGCAGTGGCGGCTCCGCCCCCTCCAAGTCAACCGGGTCCACGGACAAGGAACAGGTTGGCCTCTCCGAAGAGCAGGAACGGTTGATGAATGAGGTCAAGTCGGTATTGAATCGAATGGTGCCGCTGGGCGGTAAATATAAGGATGTCCAGAAAAATTTCACCAACGGGCGTCGTATGTACGGTGACATCCAGGGCAATCTGTCCGTGAAAAAAGGTCTGGTGGACAAGCTTGGCAACGCCAAAAATTCCCTGCTGGTGCAGGCCCGGGGATTTCTGAAAAGCAGTATTTCCCAGGATGAAAACACGGTGGTGAACACCGGCACCCCCAAGCGGAAGATTTATGATATTTATGCGCGTTTCGAATCCGAATCCCAACAGGCGCAAAACCTGATTCAGAAAATCGATCAGGCGATTCAAAAATCAAACCAGGACAAAGCGGAAGCGGAAGCAAAGGCAAAAGCCGAAGCGGCAAAGAAGTAA
- a CDS encoding alanine/glycine:cation symporter family protein, whose translation MTAINEFFAGLSGFLWGPWLLILLVGTGIWLTICLRGIQFRMLGYALRLTFSCERKGEGDISHFGALMIALSATIGVGNIAGVATAVALGGPGAVVWMWITALFGMATKYSEGFLAVRFRTTNARGEISGGPMYYLEGGLGWRWLGVVFAFAGAIAAFGIGNMVQANTTAEAIVGVAGVSRTLVGGVLMVLTGLVIFGGVKWIAEVVSFFVPVMVVLYFGGSVLILIGNWEQVPSGLAMLFEDALSGTAASGGFAGATLAQAIRFGVARGLFSNESGLGSGPIAAAAARTNQPAKQALVSMTGTFLDTIVVCSLTGLVLATTRVWTSGETGVALTMQAFSAGLPGQWGQWIVTLGVVTFAFSTILGWSYYGEKCFEYLAGVKWVWYYRAVWCAVVFVGAVVKLDLVWNFADAMNALMAVPNLIALLALSNLVRRETRQFEEGLKNGSICRYD comes from the coding sequence ATGACCGCGATCAATGAATTCTTTGCCGGCCTGAGCGGATTCCTTTGGGGACCGTGGCTTCTGATCCTGCTTGTCGGCACCGGAATCTGGCTCACCATCTGCCTGCGCGGCATCCAGTTCCGCATGCTGGGGTACGCGTTGCGCCTAACGTTTTCATGCGAGCGGAAGGGCGAGGGCGACATTTCACATTTCGGCGCACTCATGATCGCGCTCTCCGCCACCATCGGCGTTGGTAACATCGCCGGCGTGGCGACAGCGGTCGCCCTGGGCGGACCTGGGGCGGTGGTGTGGATGTGGATCACGGCGCTGTTCGGGATGGCCACCAAGTATTCGGAAGGATTCCTCGCCGTGAGATTTCGCACCACCAACGCGCGCGGGGAAATCTCCGGCGGTCCCATGTATTACCTGGAAGGAGGACTGGGCTGGCGGTGGCTGGGTGTGGTGTTCGCGTTTGCGGGAGCCATCGCCGCGTTCGGCATCGGAAACATGGTGCAGGCCAACACCACGGCGGAGGCCATCGTCGGCGTGGCGGGGGTATCCAGAACGCTGGTCGGCGGGGTGTTGATGGTTCTCACGGGACTGGTCATCTTCGGCGGAGTCAAATGGATCGCAGAGGTGGTATCGTTTTTCGTTCCGGTCATGGTGGTGTTGTACTTCGGGGGATCGGTGCTCATTCTGATTGGGAACTGGGAACAGGTTCCGTCCGGGCTGGCTATGTTGTTTGAAGATGCATTGTCGGGCACTGCCGCCTCCGGCGGATTTGCCGGTGCGACCCTGGCGCAGGCGATCCGGTTTGGCGTGGCACGTGGATTGTTCTCCAACGAATCCGGATTGGGAAGCGGTCCGATCGCCGCCGCTGCGGCCAGGACCAATCAACCCGCCAAGCAGGCACTGGTGTCGATGACGGGAACGTTCCTCGACACCATCGTCGTGTGCTCGCTTACGGGACTGGTTCTGGCGACCACCCGGGTGTGGACGTCCGGCGAGACCGGTGTGGCGCTCACCATGCAGGCGTTCTCCGCAGGGCTTCCCGGCCAGTGGGGCCAGTGGATTGTGACCCTGGGTGTCGTCACTTTTGCCTTCTCGACGATCTTGGGATGGAGCTATTACGGTGAAAAATGCTTTGAGTACCTGGCCGGTGTGAAATGGGTTTGGTACTACCGCGCGGTTTGGTGCGCGGTTGTGTTCGTGGGGGCGGTGGTGAAGCTGGATCTTGTCTGGAACTTTGCCGATGCGATGAACGCGCTCATGGCCGTGCCCAACCTGATCGCCCTTCTCGCTCTCAGCAACCTGGTCAGGCGCGAAACCAGGCAGTTTGAGGAAGGACTCAAAAACGGATCCATCTGCCGCTACGATTGA
- a CDS encoding glycosyltransferase family 2 protein yields the protein MKISVVIPVYNEKNTVRTLIERVEATPYEKEIVLVDDYSTDGTREILKEYESKEGFRVVYHDKNRGKGAALRTGFKNLTGDVIIIQDADLEYNPSEYGVLLEPILDGRADVVYGSRFLSGPHRVLFFWHYVGNKVLTTLSNMFTNLNLTDMETCYKVFTKKVLDSITLKCDRFGFEPEFTSKIARKNFRIYEVPISYSGRDYSEGKKINWKDGVAAIWFIIKFRLTD from the coding sequence GTGAAAATCTCTGTCGTCATTCCCGTTTACAACGAAAAAAACACCGTCCGCACCCTGATTGAGCGCGTGGAAGCCACGCCGTACGAGAAAGAAATCGTGCTTGTGGATGACTATTCCACTGACGGCACACGCGAGATTTTAAAGGAATACGAATCGAAGGAAGGGTTTCGGGTCGTCTACCATGACAAAAATCGGGGGAAGGGAGCGGCTTTACGTACGGGTTTCAAAAACCTGACCGGCGACGTGATCATCATTCAGGATGCCGACCTCGAGTACAACCCTTCGGAGTATGGGGTTCTGCTCGAACCCATTCTCGACGGACGTGCGGATGTCGTTTACGGGTCGCGGTTTTTGAGCGGACCCCACCGCGTGCTCTTTTTCTGGCACTACGTCGGCAATAAGGTGCTGACCACCCTGTCCAACATGTTCACCAACCTGAACCTGACGGACATGGAAACCTGTTACAAGGTGTTCACGAAGAAAGTACTGGACTCCATCACGCTCAAGTGCGACCGCTTCGGTTTCGAGCCGGAGTTCACCAGCAAGATCGCGCGCAAAAATTTCCGCATCTATGAAGTGCCCATTTCCTACAGCGGACGGGATTATTCGGAAGGCAAAAAGATCAACTGGAAAGACGGCGTCGCCGCCATCTGGTTCATCATCAAGTTCCGCCTGACGGATTGA
- a CDS encoding Gx transporter family protein: protein MTISHTQNATPDNRKLVVLAILVGLGVVLHRVEAMLPLPSPWVKLGLANVITLVTLVRYGFSEALTVTVLRIFLGGIFGGTFLGPTFFLSLTGGLAAMAVMGLVHHLGKRWFSLIGVSVSAAYAHTTTIFLCVFFFFIQQKTFLQLLPVFLTFSLLTGILTGILANHVLERMREENVTVP from the coding sequence ATGACCATCTCTCACACGCAAAACGCGACGCCGGACAACCGCAAGCTTGTGGTGCTCGCCATCCTGGTCGGACTCGGGGTGGTCCTTCACCGGGTGGAGGCGATGCTCCCCCTGCCCTCGCCGTGGGTGAAACTCGGCCTCGCCAACGTCATCACCCTCGTCACACTGGTACGCTACGGGTTTTCGGAAGCGCTCACCGTCACAGTGCTTCGCATCTTTCTGGGCGGTATCTTTGGCGGCACGTTCCTCGGCCCTACTTTTTTTCTCAGCCTGACCGGTGGCCTCGCGGCAATGGCTGTCATGGGGCTCGTGCATCACCTTGGAAAGCGCTGGTTCAGCCTGATCGGCGTCAGCGTCTCCGCCGCCTACGCGCACACCACCACCATTTTCCTCTGCGTGTTCTTTTTCTTCATTCAACAGAAAACGTTCCTGCAACTGCTGCCCGTGTTCCTCACCTTTTCACTGCTCACCGGCATCCTGACCGGCATTCTCGCCAACCACGTGCTCGAACGCATGCGCGAGGAAAACGTCACCGTCCCCTGA
- a CDS encoding ATP-dependent Clp protease ATP-binding subunit: MLQQYLRQFTDKVIDALNVGAMEMVNLRQTLLTPEFVLIGLIEAQDSRLKRFFETYYPENKDLSRQLLDRLFETVSAESPEEMQQIQQIHLSQETNILFEVAQEEAKKFGDRYIGVGTMFLGMLDSRVGRVADILQEFGFKYAKVHEDLEIMRGGTTIDEQNAEGKMDVLSQYTTDLTDLARRGELDPVIGREKEIDRLIQILSRRNKNNPVLIGEPGVGKTVIVEGLAQKIVKAEVPNSLLNKRVKMLELSEIIAGAKMRGEFEERMKAVKDEIVSAHGNVILFIDELHTLVSAGAGAGGVDASNILKSALSRGLLQCIGAATLDDYKKSIEQDKALERRFQPVMVSEPSVEMTIEMLKGIKARYERHHSIIYSDSAVRAAAKLSEKHISDRALPDKAVDLLDEAGAKKHLALIYVPPVIQKLEKEKNDLLKAQKAAFDEQDFRKVAELRQEVIEIDHKLSDEKQKWNDELKDVDHSVTEEDIANVVATWTGIPVNKIRETETEKLKNMEDNLHKRVIGQHQAIVALSNAIRRNRAGLKDKNRPIGSFLFLGPTGVGKTELAKALAEFLLDDENRLIRLDMSEYMEKHAVSKIIGSPPGYVGYDEGGQLTEKVRRQPYSVILLDELEKAHPDVFNILLQLLDDGRLTDAQGRVTSFKNAIIIGTSNIGTQFITEGKTKGIGFATMDDPDRDYNQIRSLVLSEVQKLFKPEFINRLDDLIVFHKLEPEHVRAIADLMLNNLNKRLQENDMSVKVTERVKGQLAKEGFSDTYGARPLRRLIEDKIENAISMKIINGELTQGHTILVDYVDDEYVFSAKEAEPEAVPAS, encoded by the coding sequence ATGCTTCAACAATATTTGAGGCAATTCACCGATAAAGTCATCGACGCCCTGAACGTCGGCGCCATGGAAATGGTGAACCTGCGCCAGACCCTGCTCACGCCGGAGTTCGTGCTGATCGGCCTGATCGAGGCGCAGGATTCCCGCCTGAAGCGTTTCTTCGAAACCTATTATCCGGAAAACAAGGACCTCTCCCGTCAGCTCCTCGACCGCCTGTTCGAGACCGTCTCTGCGGAAAGTCCCGAGGAGATGCAACAGATCCAGCAGATCCACCTGTCCCAGGAAACCAACATCCTGTTCGAGGTGGCGCAGGAAGAGGCCAAGAAGTTCGGCGACCGCTACATCGGCGTCGGCACCATGTTCCTCGGCATGCTGGACTCCCGCGTCGGGCGCGTTGCCGATATCCTGCAGGAGTTCGGCTTCAAGTACGCCAAGGTCCACGAAGACCTGGAGATCATGCGCGGCGGCACCACCATCGACGAGCAGAACGCCGAAGGCAAGATGGACGTGCTCAGCCAGTACACGACCGATCTCACCGACCTCGCGCGGCGGGGCGAGCTCGATCCCGTCATCGGCCGCGAAAAGGAAATCGACCGGCTCATCCAGATACTGTCACGGCGCAACAAGAACAATCCCGTGCTCATCGGCGAGCCGGGCGTGGGCAAGACCGTCATTGTGGAAGGCCTGGCGCAGAAGATCGTGAAAGCGGAGGTGCCCAACAGCCTGCTCAACAAACGCGTCAAGATGCTGGAGCTGTCGGAGATCATCGCCGGCGCGAAGATGCGCGGTGAGTTCGAAGAACGCATGAAGGCGGTGAAGGACGAGATCGTGAGCGCCCATGGCAACGTCATTCTCTTCATCGACGAACTGCACACGCTGGTCAGCGCCGGCGCGGGTGCGGGCGGGGTGGATGCTTCCAACATTCTCAAGTCGGCGCTCTCCCGCGGTCTGCTCCAATGCATCGGAGCCGCCACACTGGACGATTACAAGAAATCCATCGAACAGGACAAGGCGCTGGAACGCCGCTTCCAGCCCGTCATGGTGTCGGAACCGTCGGTGGAGATGACCATCGAGATGCTGAAAGGCATCAAGGCGCGTTACGAGCGGCATCACTCGATCATTTACAGCGACAGCGCCGTCCGCGCCGCTGCCAAACTGTCGGAGAAACACATTTCCGACCGCGCCCTGCCGGACAAGGCGGTGGACCTGCTGGACGAGGCGGGGGCAAAAAAACACCTCGCCCTGATCTACGTGCCACCGGTCATCCAGAAGCTGGAAAAGGAGAAAAACGATCTGCTGAAAGCCCAGAAGGCGGCGTTCGACGAGCAGGATTTCCGCAAGGTGGCGGAACTGCGGCAGGAGGTCATCGAGATCGACCACAAACTCTCGGACGAAAAACAAAAATGGAACGATGAACTCAAGGACGTCGATCACTCGGTAACGGAAGAAGACATCGCCAACGTGGTGGCGACGTGGACCGGCATCCCGGTCAACAAGATCCGCGAAACGGAAACCGAAAAACTCAAGAACATGGAGGACAACCTGCACAAGCGTGTCATTGGCCAGCATCAGGCCATCGTCGCGCTCAGCAACGCCATCCGCCGGAACCGTGCGGGGCTCAAGGACAAGAACCGACCCATCGGGTCGTTCCTGTTTCTCGGTCCCACGGGAGTCGGCAAAACGGAGCTGGCCAAGGCGCTTGCCGAGTTCCTGCTCGACGACGAAAACCGCCTCATCCGCCTCGACATGTCCGAGTACATGGAAAAACACGCAGTGTCGAAAATCATCGGCTCGCCGCCGGGATACGTCGGTTACGACGAAGGCGGCCAGTTGACGGAAAAAGTACGCCGCCAGCCCTACTCCGTTATCCTGCTGGATGAACTGGAAAAAGCGCACCCGGACGTGTTCAACATCCTCCTGCAATTGCTCGACGACGGGCGCCTGACGGACGCCCAGGGCCGCGTCACCAGCTTCAAGAACGCGATCATCATCGGCACCTCCAATATCGGCACGCAGTTCATCACGGAAGGCAAAACCAAGGGCATCGGCTTCGCCACCATGGACGACCCTGACCGTGACTACAACCAGATTCGCTCGCTCGTTCTGAGCGAAGTGCAGAAGCTGTTCAAGCCGGAGTTCATCAACAGGCTGGACGATCTCATCGTGTTTCACAAGCTGGAACCGGAGCACGTGCGCGCCATCGCCGACCTCATGCTGAACAACCTCAACAAGCGTTTGCAGGAAAACGACATGAGCGTGAAAGTGACCGAACGCGTTAAAGGCCAGCTTGCAAAAGAAGGATTCAGCGACACCTATGGGGCACGCCCGTTGCGCCGTTTGATTGAAGACAAAATAGAAAACGCGATTTCCATGAAGATCATCAACGGCGAACTCACGCAGGGCCACACCATCCTTGTCGATTACGTGGACGACGAGTACGTATTCTCCGCGAAGGAAGCCGAGCCGGAGGCGGTACCCGCGTCATGA
- a CDS encoding histone deacetylase family protein — protein MKKTGYIYHPLFLEHETGSHPENPGRLRAITQKLEESGLASRLPTLEPRPATAEEIALNHPEKYMDSVARACESGMSRLDMDTAISTKSYDSALLAAGAGLTAVDAVVDGACDNVFCAVRPPGHHAEETRSMGFCLFNNVAVAARYALAKKDLNRVFIFDWDVHHGNGTQHSFYADPNIYYSSTHQFPFYPGTGDKDETGTGDGLGTTLNFPMRAFSNDADYISVVKDKLVPEMFRFKPDLIIISSGFDAHEDDPLANVSLTTECFGEMTRLIRGAADEICRGRLISMLEGGYNYEALADSVYIHLENLLS, from the coding sequence ATGAAAAAAACCGGATACATCTATCATCCGCTGTTCCTGGAGCACGAAACCGGAAGCCACCCGGAAAACCCCGGCCGACTGCGCGCCATCACGCAAAAGCTGGAGGAGTCCGGCCTGGCCTCGCGCCTGCCCACGCTGGAGCCGCGCCCCGCCACGGCGGAGGAGATCGCGCTCAACCACCCGGAAAAGTATATGGATTCCGTCGCCCGCGCCTGCGAATCGGGCATGAGCCGCCTGGACATGGACACCGCCATCAGCACAAAGTCCTACGACTCGGCCCTGCTGGCGGCGGGAGCGGGGCTGACCGCGGTGGATGCGGTGGTGGACGGCGCCTGTGATAACGTGTTCTGCGCCGTGCGCCCGCCGGGCCACCACGCGGAGGAAACGCGGTCGATGGGATTCTGCCTGTTCAACAACGTCGCCGTCGCCGCCCGCTACGCGTTGGCGAAAAAGGACCTCAACCGCGTGTTCATCTTCGACTGGGACGTGCATCACGGCAACGGCACCCAGCATTCGTTTTACGCGGATCCTAACATTTATTATTCCAGCACTCATCAATTTCCTTTTTATCCGGGCACCGGCGACAAGGACGAAACGGGCACGGGCGACGGGCTCGGCACCACGCTCAATTTCCCCATGCGGGCGTTTTCCAATGATGCGGATTACATCTCGGTGGTGAAGGACAAGCTGGTCCCGGAGATGTTCCGCTTCAAGCCGGACCTCATCATCATCTCCTCCGGATTCGACGCGCACGAGGACGACCCACTGGCCAACGTGTCGCTCACCACGGAGTGTTTCGGCGAAATGACCCGGCTGATCCGCGGTGCGGCGGACGAAATCTGCCGGGGCCGCCTCATTTCCATGCTGGAGGGCGGATACAATTACGAGGCTCTGGCGGACTCGGTGTACATCCATCTGGAAAATTTGTTATCATAA
- the queG gene encoding tRNA epoxyqueuosine(34) reductase QueG, whose product MHTATLPEKMNALRDRARELGFDALGVAPPDVGDDGKRFLEWLDRGHDGEMAYLKRGEAKRLDPALILPGVKSILCLRTNYHTRAKSLDFLNQPQTGDISNYAWNVDYHDLIKPRLHKLEHFLWELFPDCTSKAYVDTGPVLEKALAEKAGLGWVGKHSNLLTEGLGSYYFLSEILIDVALPLSEPATDHCGTCTNCIDICPTRAIVAPYVLDARRCISYLTIELKGVIPLEFRKAIGNRIYGCDDCQIVCPWNSYAVTTGEPAFQERDGTRLLIDLMRLDENGFRERFRKSPVKRIKRRGLLRNVAVALGNSGDPQAVPVLMEVLSDPEPLIRAHAVWALGELLGEEAWQAVQGALSEEADPAVQTEIERLKPVDNLGRNGL is encoded by the coding sequence ATGCACACCGCAACCCTCCCCGAAAAAATGAACGCCCTGCGCGACCGCGCGCGGGAGCTGGGATTCGACGCGCTGGGGGTGGCTCCGCCCGATGTCGGCGACGACGGCAAACGGTTTCTGGAATGGCTCGACCGCGGGCACGATGGTGAGATGGCCTACCTGAAACGCGGCGAAGCCAAACGGCTTGATCCCGCGCTCATCCTGCCCGGCGTGAAAAGCATCCTGTGCCTGCGCACCAATTACCACACGCGGGCCAAATCCCTCGACTTTTTAAATCAGCCCCAAACGGGCGATATTTCCAACTACGCGTGGAACGTCGATTACCACGACCTCATCAAACCGCGCCTGCACAAGCTGGAACATTTTTTATGGGAACTGTTTCCCGACTGCACCAGCAAGGCGTACGTGGACACGGGTCCGGTGCTGGAAAAAGCGCTGGCCGAGAAGGCCGGGCTGGGGTGGGTCGGCAAGCACTCGAACCTGCTGACGGAAGGACTGGGATCGTATTACTTCCTGTCCGAGATTTTGATCGACGTCGCTCTGCCGCTCTCCGAGCCCGCCACCGACCACTGCGGCACCTGCACGAACTGCATCGACATCTGCCCCACCCGCGCCATCGTCGCGCCGTACGTTCTCGACGCGCGGCGGTGCATTTCGTACCTGACCATCGAACTCAAGGGCGTCATCCCGCTCGAATTCCGCAAGGCCATCGGCAACCGCATCTACGGATGCGACGACTGCCAGATCGTGTGCCCGTGGAACTCGTACGCCGTCACCACCGGCGAACCCGCATTCCAGGAGCGCGACGGCACGCGGTTGCTGATCGACCTGATGCGGCTCGACGAAAACGGGTTTCGCGAGCGGTTCCGCAAAAGCCCCGTCAAACGCATCAAGCGCCGCGGCCTCTTGCGCAATGTGGCCGTCGCCCTGGGGAACAGCGGCGACCCACAGGCCGTGCCCGTGCTCATGGAAGTGCTTTCCGATCCGGAACCGCTGATCCGCGCGCACGCCGTGTGGGCGCTGGGGGAACTGCTGGGCGAGGAAGCCTGGCAGGCGGTACAGGGTGCCTTGTCGGAGGAGGCCGACCCCGCCGTTCAGACCGAAATCGAGCGCCTAAAACCCGTTGATAATCTGGGACGAAACGGCCTATAA